Proteins from one Candidatus Pantoea bituminis genomic window:
- a CDS encoding GntR family transcriptional regulator yields MSKNAEISANTNSNGLPPPLVTAKETQSAVAYRLLKQRILDGALPAGTQLLEHEAADLLGMSRTPVREAMIRLHKDGMVDIRPRHGMRVLPISADDMQEIYDVLTLLEGSAAATLAERGITDEQKQELEATVAAMDRALEQDDLQAWASADEVFHAKLIEFSDNKRMIGMVSQLWEQSHRARMLTLKMRPRPTKSNREHQALIETISAGKVKQARQMHESHRKKASSMLVKLIRELGATQI; encoded by the coding sequence ATGAGTAAAAATGCCGAAATTTCCGCCAATACTAATTCAAACGGCCTACCCCCACCTTTAGTCACTGCCAAAGAAACACAGTCAGCTGTAGCTTATAGATTGCTCAAGCAGCGGATACTCGATGGCGCGCTGCCGGCTGGTACGCAGTTACTTGAACATGAAGCAGCCGACTTGCTTGGTATGAGCCGGACGCCCGTACGTGAAGCCATGATCCGGTTACACAAGGATGGCATGGTCGACATTCGCCCTCGTCATGGAATGCGGGTTTTGCCCATCTCTGCCGATGACATGCAGGAAATTTATGATGTTCTTACTTTACTTGAAGGCTCAGCAGCCGCGACGCTCGCAGAAAGAGGGATAACGGATGAACAAAAGCAGGAGCTTGAAGCTACGGTCGCCGCAATGGATCGCGCGCTGGAACAGGATGATCTTCAGGCTTGGGCTTCTGCTGATGAAGTATTTCACGCGAAGCTCATTGAGTTCAGTGATAACAAACGCATGATCGGCATGGTTTCTCAACTCTGGGAACAGTCACACCGTGCCAGGATGTTAACGCTAAAAATGCGCCCCCGCCCGACCAAATCTAATCGGGAACATCAGGCTCTGATTGAGACTATTTCTGCAGGAAAGGTGAAGCAGGCACGTCAGATGCACGAATCACACCGTAAGAAAGCAAGCTCGATGCTCGTGAAGCTCATCAGAGAGCTAGGCGCCACGCAGATTTAA
- a CDS encoding NTP/NDP exchange transporter has product MGNQDQGTETNHNVAVKCLLRLAPVKSEEVQALLWCIIYIFCVLSSYYVLRPVRDTLGIDGGIHNLQWLFSATLIVILTLNIPFAALSRKLPRSCFIPLVYRFFIVNLVVFAGLMYWLPIDERVWVGRVFFVWVSVFNLYVVSVFWSLVSDIFSRERASRLFAIMAAGATLGAIIGSALTTLLAHRLNTYGLFILSAVLLECAVYCVKHLSVFTHLSQSSEYRTNNEAAQDQNQPLGGGVFSGIARIFRSTYLLNICLYMLLFSITSTLVYFRQAELVQSLFQHNDDRTAFFAMTDLAVNLLTLCTQLFITSRLLMRYGTRIVLGLLPFITMLGFASLSLWPVTCSVVIFSVLRRASNYALARPAREVLFTVLNREDKYKAKNVIDTAVYRAGDQVGAWSWMAMGEPG; this is encoded by the coding sequence ATGGGCAACCAAGATCAGGGAACAGAGACAAATCACAACGTAGCTGTAAAATGTTTATTGCGCCTTGCACCGGTTAAGTCCGAAGAAGTTCAGGCGCTACTGTGGTGCATAATTTATATTTTCTGTGTCTTGTCTTCTTATTATGTATTGCGTCCCGTCCGCGATACATTAGGGATTGACGGTGGTATACACAATCTGCAATGGCTGTTCAGTGCAACTCTCATTGTCATACTTACCCTGAATATCCCCTTCGCTGCCTTATCAAGAAAATTACCCCGAAGCTGCTTTATTCCTCTTGTGTACCGATTTTTTATTGTCAATCTTGTTGTGTTCGCGGGGCTTATGTATTGGTTGCCTATAGATGAGCGCGTCTGGGTAGGACGAGTGTTTTTTGTCTGGGTGTCCGTTTTTAATCTTTATGTGGTGTCAGTTTTCTGGTCGCTGGTATCAGATATTTTTTCCCGGGAACGGGCCAGCCGCCTGTTTGCTATTATGGCTGCGGGGGCGACGCTCGGCGCCATTATCGGCTCAGCATTAACAACGCTTTTAGCGCATCGCTTAAACACCTATGGATTGTTCATACTTTCAGCTGTATTGCTTGAATGTGCAGTTTACTGCGTAAAGCATCTCAGCGTGTTTACGCATCTCTCTCAAAGCAGTGAATACAGAACTAATAATGAAGCCGCTCAGGATCAAAATCAGCCTCTTGGTGGCGGTGTTTTTTCCGGGATAGCACGTATATTCAGGTCAACTTATTTACTGAATATCTGTCTCTATATGCTGCTTTTTTCCATTACCTCTACGCTGGTTTATTTTCGTCAGGCGGAGCTGGTGCAAAGTCTGTTTCAGCATAATGATGACCGTACCGCCTTCTTTGCGATGACCGATCTGGCTGTCAATCTGCTTACGCTGTGTACTCAGCTCTTCATTACCAGCCGTCTGTTAATGCGTTATGGAACACGTATCGTGCTCGGGTTATTACCCTTTATCACTATGCTGGGTTTTGCCAGCCTTTCGTTATGGCCCGTAACCTGTTCAGTTGTTATTTTTTCAGTCCTGCGTCGTGCGAGCAATTATGCGCTTGCAAGGCCGGCTCGAGAGGTGCTGTTCACCGTCCTGAATCGTGAAGATAAATACAAAGCCAAAAATGTTATTGATACCGCGGTATACCGTGCCGGGGATCAGGTCGGTGCATGGAGTTGGATGGCGATGGGGGAGCCGGGCTGA
- a CDS encoding MFS transporter: MSKARYALVAVAFSLTALLFVDRIAISVAKGHIESDFGLTDTEFGWVLSMFSLGYALFQSPTGAMADKWGPRSMLALFVITWSALTGLTGLAWGFASLMVVRFLFGIAEAGAFPTFARAMYSWLPASERALAQGINLSGARIGAAFALPFVAWMLDAAGWRESFYILCAVGVIWAVCWYMWFRNDPADHRSISKAELKFIEEGRETKLSNANERVTIAEPVDMSFRSKTMWLLMLQYFAHSFTFYFALTWLFPYLQKTYGLSAVTTGFLAGAPLIASAIGNWVGGATVDMMYRRGYGLWSRRLPAIIGFILSAAGLVGAMMSDSAYMAVAWLCLAMFGTDVTVPPSWAYCIDVGGKKSGAVSGKMNMCGNLGAFLTSIAFPYMLTAFGSTMPFFISAIVLNLIGAYFWFLINIKKKVMVSLLKLADKKT, encoded by the coding sequence ATGTCTAAAGCACGCTATGCACTGGTGGCTGTAGCTTTCAGTCTTACCGCTCTGCTCTTTGTTGACCGAATTGCTATCTCCGTTGCAAAAGGCCACATCGAATCTGATTTTGGTTTAACGGATACTGAATTCGGCTGGGTACTTTCAATGTTTTCGCTGGGCTATGCACTTTTCCAGTCCCCCACAGGAGCTATGGCTGATAAATGGGGCCCACGCTCCATGCTGGCGCTGTTTGTGATCACCTGGTCAGCGTTAACCGGCCTTACTGGTCTGGCCTGGGGATTCGCGTCGCTCATGGTTGTGCGCTTCCTGTTCGGGATCGCCGAAGCGGGTGCTTTTCCGACATTTGCACGTGCCATGTACAGCTGGTTACCTGCAAGTGAGAGGGCTTTAGCGCAGGGTATCAATTTATCCGGTGCACGTATTGGTGCCGCATTTGCATTACCGTTTGTGGCATGGATGCTTGACGCTGCGGGCTGGCGAGAGTCTTTTTATATCCTGTGTGCTGTCGGTGTCATCTGGGCTGTGTGCTGGTATATGTGGTTCCGCAATGACCCGGCCGATCACCGTTCAATCTCGAAAGCAGAATTAAAATTCATTGAAGAAGGCCGTGAGACAAAGCTTTCTAATGCTAATGAGCGCGTTACCATAGCCGAGCCAGTGGATATGTCCTTCCGCTCAAAAACGATGTGGCTGCTCATGCTTCAATATTTCGCGCACAGCTTCACCTTCTATTTTGCCTTAACGTGGTTATTCCCGTACTTACAGAAAACCTATGGCCTGAGTGCTGTCACTACCGGTTTTCTGGCAGGTGCGCCACTAATTGCCAGCGCAATTGGTAACTGGGTAGGTGGTGCTACAGTAGATATGATGTACCGCAGAGGATACGGACTTTGGTCACGCCGGCTGCCTGCCATCATTGGTTTTATCTTGTCTGCGGCCGGCCTGGTTGGCGCGATGATGAGTGATTCAGCATACATGGCTGTTGCCTGGCTCTGCCTTGCGATGTTCGGTACCGATGTGACCGTACCACCATCATGGGCATACTGTATCGATGTGGGTGGAAAGAAGTCTGGCGCAGTCTCAGGCAAGATGAATATGTGTGGTAATCTCGGCGCCTTCCTGACCAGTATCGCCTTCCCTTACATGTTGACAGCTTTTGGTAGCACCATGCCTTTCTTCATTTCAGCAATCGTTCTGAACCTGATTGGTGCTTACTTCTGGTTCCTGATTAACATCAAGAAAAAAGTCATGGTGTCTTTGCTAAAGCTAGCTGACAAAAAAACGTAG
- a CDS encoding AEC family transporter codes for MTAPVVNALLPVVILILIGFAAVRRGWLKSSAIMDISNLAFLILGPALFFRSMAQVHLNELDFKPVIVYFLTIWVVFFATMFTQGINRRGAIMALSATFSNVAMIGVPLINFTWGQEGLIVLFTLMSVHTLIMLTMVTSLIEFSISRELAAGNTTLRTGRLRSFFRTFGVSMRKTLLHPVPLPVICGILFGLTGLKIPTPVDNVLVLLGHAFSPVALILVGMTLATSKSISRWRVPLMMALAKNCLHPAALLIMGLLTNLSGLSLKVMMITAALPIGANVYLFAHRYKVAQEEVTAAVAISAVLGLITLPAVMLLLSFIG; via the coding sequence ATGACAGCTCCTGTAGTGAATGCTCTGCTGCCCGTGGTGATATTGATACTGATAGGTTTTGCAGCCGTGCGTAGAGGCTGGCTGAAGAGCAGTGCAATAATGGATATTTCTAACCTGGCCTTTCTCATCCTTGGTCCCGCGCTCTTCTTCCGCAGTATGGCGCAGGTGCATCTTAACGAACTGGATTTTAAACCTGTCATCGTTTACTTCCTGACGATATGGGTCGTGTTCTTCGCCACGATGTTTACACAGGGCATTAATCGCCGGGGTGCGATCATGGCGCTTTCAGCCACCTTTTCGAATGTGGCAATGATTGGGGTGCCGCTGATCAACTTTACCTGGGGGCAGGAAGGACTTATCGTACTATTCACACTAATGTCAGTTCATACGCTAATTATGCTGACAATGGTTACTAGTCTCATTGAGTTTTCCATATCGAGAGAACTGGCTGCAGGAAACACAACTTTACGTACAGGCAGGTTAAGGTCTTTTTTCAGGACGTTCGGCGTATCTATGCGTAAAACGCTTCTGCATCCCGTCCCACTACCTGTTATTTGCGGAATACTTTTCGGTTTGACCGGACTTAAAATACCCACACCGGTAGATAACGTTCTGGTTCTGCTTGGACATGCTTTCTCGCCGGTGGCGCTGATCCTCGTAGGAATGACGCTTGCTACCAGCAAATCAATATCACGCTGGCGTGTACCTCTCATGATGGCATTGGCTAAGAATTGCCTTCATCCTGCCGCATTACTCATCATGGGATTACTGACTAACCTGTCAGGCTTAAGCCTGAAAGTGATGATGATTACCGCTGCTTTGCCCATTGGTGCTAACGTTTATTTGTTTGCCCATCGTTATAAGGTGGCACAGGAAGAGGTCACCGCAGCGGTGGCTATTTCAGCGGTATTGGGACTGATAACGCTGCCAGCTGTAATGCTGCTTCTTTCATTTATTGGTTAG
- a CDS encoding MFS transporter, whose amino-acid sequence MKYMACNGVKARSNYALALLVAVTFFMENLDATVITTAIPQMAKDFLISPVVLNVGISAYLLAVAVGIPLSGWLAERYGARNIFASAILLFTVASVLCGMSDSLTQFTLSRILQGFGGALMVPVGRMVILRVTEKRT is encoded by the coding sequence ATGAAATACATGGCCTGTAATGGTGTAAAAGCTCGCAGTAATTACGCTCTTGCGTTGCTGGTAGCCGTAACCTTTTTTATGGAAAACCTTGATGCAACAGTAATTACAACCGCTATACCCCAGATGGCAAAAGATTTTTTGATAAGTCCTGTGGTGCTGAATGTTGGAATCAGCGCCTATTTGTTAGCAGTTGCAGTAGGTATTCCTCTAAGCGGCTGGCTGGCAGAGCGATACGGCGCACGCAATATATTTGCCTCAGCCATCCTCCTTTTTACAGTTGCTTCAGTTTTATGTGGTATGAGTGACAGCCTGACACAGTTCACTCTCAGTCGTATTCTGCAGGGTTTCGGAGGGGCGCTGATGGTGCCGGTTGGCCGAATGGTGATTTTACGGGTCACCGAAAAAAGGACATAA
- a CDS encoding PadR family transcriptional regulator: MRSSADDNLKSHIEMVVLAALERGPSHGYALIELIHELTEGVLSFQEGTVYPLLHRMEQRGLIQAEWEIAASKRKRRVYQLTADGREELTRKRQAWNDYSVAVSSLLQRS; encoded by the coding sequence ATGAGAAGCAGTGCCGATGACAACCTTAAAAGCCATATAGAAATGGTGGTTCTGGCTGCTCTGGAGCGAGGTCCGAGTCATGGATACGCTCTTATAGAGTTGATCCATGAGTTAACCGAGGGCGTATTATCCTTCCAGGAAGGTACCGTTTATCCCCTCCTCCATCGTATGGAGCAGCGTGGCCTGATTCAGGCGGAATGGGAGATCGCTGCGTCAAAGCGCAAGCGTCGTGTGTATCAACTCACTGCTGACGGCAGAGAAGAGTTAACCAGAAAACGGCAGGCATGGAACGATTATTCGGTGGCCGTATCCTCTTTACTGCAAAGGTCCTAA
- a CDS encoding membrane-bound PQQ-dependent dehydrogenase, glucose/quinate/shikimate family has product MNSSREGSARHSRLRTLGMLGFGLLLILSGAVLAVLGFNLVKLSGSPYYLITGIAWVIIGLMLLSRWIVGLYFYALSFIATLIWSLWESGLNGWALVPRLDLALMFLIFAVLLMPAKQTDGTRGYRRYGVALLVLTVIGLGIAIPIAQKPYPVEAANTQAGNYFDDAIVPAAQDWPTYGGGHGAQRFSTLTQITPENVSHLKRVWEYRTGEAHTPNFGNELTPIKVGDVVYGCTIRHKIFAIDAATGKEKWMFDPKTPTAYSPPNSACRGVAYYANPQAMAGQACADRIIVGTLDAKLAAVDARTGELCQDFGHHGFVDLMNGMGQWPAGIVSVTAAPTIVRGVVVTGQQVMDGQLREAPSGVVRGFDAVTGQLRFAWDMEQPDIKTVPAEGKTYSLGTPNMWSTAVADEKLGLIYLPMANSAGDYYSSTRTAEERKYSSSVTALDVTTGKPRWVYQFVKNDVWDYDTPAQPSLVDFPTDKGLVPALIETTKQGDLWVLDRRTGQPLHKVVNQSAPQGGVEPSERATTQRRSLYSHTPKPDLTEKMMWGISPIDQLVCRIQYRAANYQGIYTPPSADKPWIEYPGNNGGSDWGSISVDVNNGIIIENYNDLPSYSKLIPRAVDDAMGVFWLGDKRYKNPPPGRNRPQAGLPYGQDVNTGWVSNIGVICKQPPFGMIKAIDLATGKTLWDRPLGTAERNGPWGLHSMLPLQIGLPNNGGVLTTRSGLAFVGATTDDYLRVIDVKTGETLWKDELPAGGQATPMTYEVNGQQFVIIMAGGHHGMMTPEGDYVIAYALPKKFDLTECIRRQGESPLLFIHVYYLLAPAILPFVLKSKGSVIEFYRNAM; this is encoded by the coding sequence ATGAATTCATCACGTGAAGGAAGTGCCCGGCATTCGCGCCTGCGAACGCTGGGAATGTTGGGGTTTGGCCTGTTGCTGATCCTGTCTGGTGCCGTACTGGCAGTCCTGGGATTTAACCTCGTTAAGCTTTCAGGTAGTCCATATTATTTAATTACAGGCATTGCCTGGGTCATCATTGGGCTCATGCTCTTATCTCGCTGGATCGTTGGTCTTTATTTTTATGCCTTAAGTTTTATCGCAACACTGATATGGTCACTCTGGGAATCGGGTTTAAACGGCTGGGCACTCGTCCCGCGTCTTGATCTTGCTCTTATGTTTTTGATTTTCGCTGTGTTACTAATGCCAGCCAAACAAACTGACGGAACCAGAGGATACCGGCGTTACGGTGTTGCCTTGCTTGTTTTGACAGTTATAGGGTTAGGCATTGCTATCCCGATAGCTCAAAAGCCCTACCCTGTTGAAGCCGCGAATACCCAGGCTGGAAACTATTTTGATGATGCAATTGTACCTGCAGCACAGGACTGGCCGACTTATGGTGGCGGTCACGGTGCGCAGCGTTTTTCGACCCTGACACAGATCACACCTGAAAACGTAAGTCATCTGAAACGAGTCTGGGAGTACCGTACTGGAGAAGCGCATACGCCTAATTTCGGTAATGAGCTTACGCCCATCAAAGTGGGTGATGTGGTTTATGGTTGCACTATTCGTCATAAAATTTTTGCTATCGATGCTGCAACTGGAAAAGAGAAATGGATGTTCGATCCAAAAACGCCGACAGCATATTCTCCGCCCAATTCCGCTTGTCGCGGTGTAGCTTATTACGCTAATCCGCAAGCCATGGCCGGCCAGGCGTGCGCTGATCGTATCATTGTCGGTACACTGGATGCCAAACTGGCAGCTGTTGATGCTCGTACAGGTGAACTCTGTCAGGATTTCGGCCATCATGGCTTCGTCGATCTGATGAATGGTATGGGACAATGGCCTGCAGGTATCGTTTCTGTTACAGCTGCGCCTACTATTGTGCGTGGCGTTGTCGTAACAGGTCAGCAGGTTATGGACGGGCAATTACGAGAAGCTCCTTCTGGTGTGGTACGTGGTTTTGATGCTGTAACGGGTCAGTTACGCTTTGCCTGGGATATGGAGCAGCCTGACATCAAAACTGTGCCTGCGGAAGGTAAAACGTACTCTCTGGGCACGCCTAATATGTGGTCTACCGCAGTGGCAGATGAAAAGCTTGGTCTGATTTATTTGCCTATGGCTAATTCTGCTGGTGACTATTACAGTTCCACACGCACGGCCGAAGAACGTAAGTACAGCTCTTCTGTTACCGCTCTTGATGTCACAACAGGTAAGCCGCGTTGGGTATATCAGTTTGTCAAAAATGATGTATGGGATTACGACACGCCGGCACAGCCAAGTTTGGTTGATTTTCCAACCGATAAAGGATTAGTTCCTGCCTTAATCGAGACGACAAAACAGGGCGATTTATGGGTTCTGGACCGTCGCACTGGTCAGCCACTTCATAAGGTAGTTAATCAGTCAGCCCCACAAGGCGGTGTGGAACCATCTGAGCGGGCCACAACGCAGCGTCGTTCACTCTACAGCCATACCCCAAAACCAGATCTAACTGAAAAAATGATGTGGGGAATATCACCCATCGATCAACTGGTGTGCCGTATTCAGTATCGGGCTGCTAACTACCAGGGGATCTATACGCCGCCAAGTGCTGACAAACCCTGGATTGAATACCCCGGTAACAACGGTGGCTCTGACTGGGGAAGTATTTCAGTGGATGTCAATAATGGAATAATCATTGAAAATTATAATGATTTGCCAAGTTATTCAAAGCTGATACCCCGTGCAGTTGACGATGCGATGGGCGTTTTTTGGTTGGGCGATAAGCGATACAAAAATCCTCCACCGGGTCGTAATCGTCCTCAAGCCGGACTGCCATATGGACAGGATGTCAATACAGGCTGGGTTTCAAACATAGGTGTAATTTGCAAACAACCGCCCTTCGGTATGATCAAAGCCATTGACCTGGCCACCGGTAAGACTTTGTGGGATCGTCCTTTAGGCACGGCTGAGCGAAACGGTCCGTGGGGACTGCACTCAATGTTACCATTGCAGATTGGTTTGCCTAATAATGGTGGCGTGTTGACGACCCGAAGTGGCCTGGCATTTGTTGGGGCCACTACCGATGATTATCTTCGCGTAATTGATGTTAAGACAGGTGAAACATTATGGAAAGATGAACTACCTGCAGGCGGTCAGGCAACACCTATGACCTATGAAGTTAACGGCCAGCAGTTTGTCATAATCATGGCAGGTGGCCATCACGGCATGATGACGCCAGAAGGCGATTACGTCATTGCTTACGCTTTACCAAAAAAGTTTGATTTAACAGAATGCATAAGGCGACAGGGAGAGTCGCCTTTATTATTTATACACGTTTACTATCTTCTCGCCCCCGCAATTTTGCCCTTCGTACTTAAAAGTAAAGGTTCCGTTATTGAATTCTACCGGAATGCAATGTGA
- a CDS encoding MFS transporter, translated as MGPPLGGFIVTYGQWPWIFWLNIPLGLLTVIATYYLVPQLKNVEVRRLDVRGYLYTSAAFTTLIIALECLGQAEFLSGIILLTTGVLCAFKTYNHSLRYPNPLLPFSTLRIDTFRNTIVGGSLFRASINAIPFLLPLLFQLTFNWSAAQAGGMVLWVFAGNLAMKPATTWLMKRWGFKRVLIVNGTISFVSMLSLLFINPGLDYYVIALILFIGGLSRSLQFSCYNSVGFADIPQNKMSDASIIFSIFFQFSMSAGVAIAALLLRASMFWSGNVSLTHSNINVSFIGIAALIMLSLYDAFKLKSNAGLKILLK; from the coding sequence CTGGGACCGCCTCTTGGTGGGTTCATTGTCACTTACGGACAATGGCCCTGGATTTTCTGGCTGAACATCCCGCTCGGGCTTTTGACAGTCATCGCAACATATTACCTTGTACCACAGCTAAAAAATGTTGAAGTCCGTCGCTTAGATGTTCGCGGTTACCTTTACACATCTGCAGCCTTCACAACGTTGATTATCGCGCTTGAATGCCTGGGACAGGCTGAATTTCTTAGTGGCATCATATTATTAACTACCGGGGTGTTATGTGCTTTTAAGACATATAACCACAGTCTACGTTATCCAAATCCACTGCTGCCTTTTTCAACACTGAGAATTGATACTTTCCGGAATACCATAGTCGGCGGCTCGCTGTTCAGGGCATCAATCAATGCCATTCCTTTTTTATTACCATTACTTTTTCAGCTCACTTTTAACTGGAGCGCTGCTCAAGCCGGAGGTATGGTGCTATGGGTCTTTGCAGGAAATCTGGCAATGAAGCCTGCAACCACCTGGCTAATGAAGCGATGGGGTTTTAAACGCGTTTTAATAGTTAACGGGACCATCAGCTTTGTATCAATGTTAAGCCTGCTGTTTATCAACCCCGGACTGGATTATTACGTTATAGCTCTTATTCTGTTTATTGGTGGTCTGTCACGCTCTTTACAGTTTAGTTGTTATAACAGTGTTGGTTTTGCAGATATTCCACAAAATAAAATGAGCGATGCATCAATAATTTTCAGCATTTTCTTTCAGTTCAGCATGAGTGCAGGCGTTGCTATCGCTGCACTTTTACTGCGAGCCTCTATGTTCTGGTCCGGTAACGTCAGCCTCACTCACAGCAATATCAATGTTTCCTTTATTGGTATCGCCGCGTTAATCATGTTATCCCTTTATGATGCTTTTAAATTAAAGAGCAATGCAGGTTTGAAGATATTGTTAAAATAA
- a CDS encoding HAAS signaling domain-containing protein, with translation MLMSADLPEPAQRYLRELEHELRFEHKYAKNICLEISEHFYEAVECSQSSPEQAALQVTQRFGSPQTLAAEFSAVLITQKLRNTLLMNMGIILSIILGVLTCLSGHQGGPAIFAALVSGGVAWAGLLGIQRSNLNGAPLYHWLCTPMIACQATSFALTLALLWNVYISTGASTYYHAFEMIAVSVLVVRMIHLKLCSRSMCALWRKVRH, from the coding sequence ATGTTGATGTCTGCTGACCTTCCTGAACCCGCGCAACGCTATCTTCGTGAGTTAGAGCATGAGCTGCGCTTTGAACACAAATACGCAAAAAATATCTGTCTGGAAATCAGCGAGCATTTTTATGAAGCTGTTGAATGCAGCCAAAGCTCTCCAGAGCAGGCTGCTTTGCAGGTAACCCAGCGGTTCGGCTCTCCTCAGACTTTAGCTGCAGAGTTTTCAGCCGTTTTGATCACTCAAAAACTTCGTAATACATTGCTGATGAATATGGGAATAATTCTCTCCATTATTCTGGGCGTCTTAACCTGCCTGAGTGGTCATCAGGGTGGACCGGCTATTTTCGCAGCACTTGTCAGCGGTGGCGTGGCCTGGGCTGGCTTATTAGGGATCCAGCGCAGTAATCTCAACGGAGCGCCGCTTTATCACTGGCTCTGTACTCCGATGATAGCCTGTCAGGCTACTTCATTTGCGCTGACTCTTGCTTTGTTATGGAATGTTTATATCTCAACCGGTGCATCAACGTATTACCATGCATTCGAAATGATTGCAGTGTCAGTACTTGTGGTTCGCATGATCCATTTAAAACTTTGCAGCCGAAGCATGTGCGCACTCTGGAGAAAGGTCAGGCACTAG
- a CDS encoding aldo/keto reductase produces MKTDTINGETVPAIGMGSWHLGQGRHSESEEIEALRTGISMGLRVIDTAEMYGSGKSETLIGKALTGYRDKVYLVSKVYPWHANRLMMERACNASLKRLNTDTLDLYLLHWRLGSMLSEAVSGFEKLKQQGKIKAWGVSNFDVDDMEDLFDVDGGNQCVTNQVFYNPASRGIEFDLIPWCDQHNISMMAYSPLGGEGTSLLRHPFITQLAAKYQTGPSSVLLAWATRNGKMIAIPESGEAAHIRENAEALSLVIQPDDLKAMDKVFPPPSSKVALETR; encoded by the coding sequence ATGAAAACAGACACTATTAATGGCGAAACGGTTCCTGCTATTGGCATGGGAAGCTGGCACCTGGGGCAGGGACGACATTCAGAGTCCGAAGAGATTGAGGCATTGCGAACTGGCATCAGTATGGGGTTACGCGTAATAGATACGGCCGAAATGTACGGAAGCGGAAAATCTGAAACGCTTATCGGAAAAGCACTGACAGGTTACAGAGATAAAGTATATCTGGTGTCGAAGGTATATCCCTGGCATGCCAATCGCCTGATGATGGAACGTGCCTGTAATGCAAGCCTCAAGCGCCTGAATACAGACACACTGGATCTCTACCTGCTGCACTGGCGACTGGGTAGTATGTTATCCGAAGCGGTCAGTGGATTTGAGAAACTGAAACAACAGGGTAAAATCAAAGCGTGGGGCGTTTCAAACTTCGATGTTGACGATATGGAAGATTTGTTTGATGTTGACGGTGGAAACCAGTGTGTAACTAATCAGGTTTTCTATAACCCCGCCAGCCGCGGTATAGAGTTCGATCTTATTCCCTGGTGTGATCAGCATAACATATCCATGATGGCTTATTCTCCTCTGGGAGGAGAAGGTACTTCACTGCTCCGGCATCCTTTTATTACTCAACTTGCGGCGAAATACCAGACCGGGCCCTCATCAGTTCTGCTTGCCTGGGCAACTCGAAATGGAAAAATGATAGCAATTCCTGAATCGGGTGAGGCTGCACACATCAGAGAAAATGCGGAAGCTTTATCACTTGTGATCCAGCCAGATGACCTTAAGGCAATGGATAAAGTTTTCCCGCCACCATCCAGTAAAGTAGCACTGGAAACACGTTAG